Proteins encoded by one window of Cystobacter ferrugineus:
- the allB gene encoding allantoinase AllB: MSQDWVLRGERVVTDTGVCAAAVVVRDGKVAAIVGPKDVPAGLPVTDVGQKVIMPGVVDCHAHINEPGRTEWEGFETATRAAAAGGITTVVDMPLNSIPATTSREALAQKAAAAERHCAIDYGFWGGVIPGNAGELDAMIDAGVAGFKCFLIHSGVDEFPHVTREDLERAMPLLARRGVPLIVHAELTASEEPPKGDTRTYQSYLASRPRKWEDDAIHMMVELCRKHRGPVHIVHLSSSDALGEIASAKKEGLPFTVETCPHYLTFDAEHIPDGATWFKCAPPIRESENREKLWAGLARGDIDMVVSDHSPCTPALKHLEHGDFGRAWGGIASLQFSLPAVWTGMRERGHGLEQLVRWMCHAPARLTGLTGVKGSLTPGADADLLVFDPEASFTPDASGVLHRHKLTPYAGRALVGVVEHTWVRGQKVHTRGEPPPAPTGRWIRRPSTARRVD; this comes from the coding sequence ATGAGCCAGGACTGGGTGTTGCGCGGTGAGCGCGTCGTCACGGACACGGGCGTGTGCGCCGCCGCGGTAGTGGTGCGCGACGGCAAGGTGGCCGCCATCGTCGGTCCCAAGGACGTGCCCGCGGGGCTGCCGGTGACGGACGTGGGGCAGAAGGTCATCATGCCCGGCGTGGTGGACTGCCACGCCCACATCAACGAGCCCGGACGCACCGAGTGGGAAGGCTTCGAGACGGCCACGCGCGCCGCGGCCGCCGGCGGCATCACCACCGTGGTGGACATGCCGCTCAACTCCATCCCCGCCACCACCTCGCGCGAGGCGCTCGCCCAGAAGGCCGCCGCCGCCGAGCGCCACTGCGCCATCGACTACGGCTTCTGGGGCGGCGTCATCCCCGGCAACGCGGGCGAGCTGGACGCGATGATCGACGCGGGCGTCGCCGGCTTCAAATGCTTCCTCATCCACTCCGGCGTGGACGAGTTCCCCCACGTGACGCGCGAGGACCTGGAGCGCGCCATGCCCCTCCTCGCGCGCCGGGGCGTGCCCCTCATCGTCCACGCGGAGCTGACGGCCTCGGAAGAGCCTCCCAAGGGCGACACGCGCACCTACCAGAGCTACCTCGCCTCGCGCCCGCGCAAGTGGGAGGACGACGCCATCCACATGATGGTGGAGCTGTGCCGGAAGCACCGCGGCCCCGTGCACATCGTGCACCTGTCCTCCTCGGACGCGCTCGGGGAGATCGCCTCCGCCAAGAAGGAGGGCCTACCCTTCACCGTGGAGACGTGTCCGCACTACCTCACCTTCGACGCGGAGCACATCCCCGATGGCGCCACCTGGTTCAAGTGCGCGCCCCCCATCCGCGAGTCGGAGAACCGCGAGAAGTTGTGGGCGGGCCTCGCGCGCGGCGACATCGACATGGTGGTGTCCGACCACTCGCCCTGCACCCCCGCCCTCAAACACCTGGAGCACGGCGATTTCGGCCGCGCCTGGGGCGGCATCGCGTCGCTCCAGTTCAGCCTGCCCGCGGTGTGGACCGGCATGCGCGAGCGCGGCCATGGGCTCGAGCAGCTCGTGCGCTGGATGTGCCACGCGCCCGCCCGGCTCACCGGCCTCACGGGGGTGAAGGGCTCGCTCACCCCGGGCGCGGACGCGGACCTGCTCGTCTTCGACCCCGAGGCCTCCTTCACCCCCGACGCCTCGGGCGTGCTGCACCGCCACAAGCTCACCCCCTACGCGGGCCGTGCGCTGGTGGGCGTGGTGGAGCACACCTGGGTGCGAGGTCAGAAGGTCCACACTCGGGGCGAGCCGCCGCCCGCTCCCACCGGCCGGTGGATTCGCCGCCCTTCCACGGCGCGGCGCGTGGACTAA
- a CDS encoding FAD/NAD(P)-binding protein → MSLPSPAAKSASGLSTLEASIRRDLERLEYPKRPWVLSRRASDGRPILDVLIIGGGQSGLAAAFGLMREKVDNILVVDDSAPGLSGPWKTFARMHTLRTPKHLTGPDLNLPNLCFQTWYEAQFGEDAWKAVGFIPKELWADYLHWYRHVLSIPVRSHTRVGAFSWLPEERCFAVPVRSTDKNAPQDAPEETLLARKVVLATGIDGSGRWETPANVARLPRELWVHTRDDIDFEAMRGKRIGVLGAGASAFDNASVALERGAAEVHLFYRRKTLPTVNAYRWAEFVGFLKHHGDLPDADRWRFIRRILAMGQLPPHDTYHRARALPHFFLHAESPWQDVRAVNGEAQVTTPHATFSFDKLIVGSGTVTDLSLRPELAHLVGDIALWKDRYTPPPEEAHTDLARHPYLGPGFEFQEKVPGRAPYLGSVFNYTFGCLLSLGFGGASISGMKYSLPRLVAGITRQLYLEDKDAYFDSLMKFDLKEFEP, encoded by the coding sequence ATGAGCCTCCCGTCCCCCGCCGCGAAGTCCGCGTCTGGCCTGTCCACCCTCGAAGCCTCGATCCGCCGGGACCTGGAGCGCCTCGAGTACCCCAAGCGCCCCTGGGTCCTCTCCCGCCGCGCGAGCGACGGCCGCCCCATCCTCGACGTGCTCATCATCGGCGGCGGCCAGAGCGGCCTCGCCGCCGCCTTCGGCCTCATGCGCGAGAAGGTCGACAACATCCTCGTCGTGGACGACTCCGCCCCGGGCCTGTCCGGCCCCTGGAAGACGTTCGCGCGCATGCACACGCTGCGCACCCCCAAGCACCTCACCGGCCCCGACCTCAACCTGCCCAACCTCTGCTTCCAGACCTGGTACGAGGCCCAGTTCGGCGAGGACGCCTGGAAGGCCGTGGGGTTCATCCCCAAGGAGCTGTGGGCCGACTACCTCCACTGGTACCGCCACGTCCTCTCCATCCCCGTGCGCAGCCACACCCGCGTGGGTGCCTTCTCCTGGCTCCCCGAGGAGCGCTGCTTCGCCGTCCCCGTCCGCTCCACCGACAAGAACGCCCCCCAGGACGCTCCCGAGGAGACGCTCCTCGCGCGCAAGGTGGTGCTCGCCACCGGCATCGACGGCTCGGGCCGCTGGGAGACGCCCGCCAACGTGGCCCGCCTGCCCCGCGAGCTCTGGGTCCACACCCGCGATGACATCGACTTCGAGGCCATGCGCGGCAAGCGCATCGGCGTGCTCGGCGCGGGCGCCTCGGCCTTCGACAACGCCTCCGTCGCCCTGGAGCGCGGCGCCGCCGAGGTGCACCTCTTCTACCGCCGCAAGACGCTGCCCACCGTCAACGCCTACCGCTGGGCCGAGTTCGTCGGCTTCCTCAAGCACCACGGCGACCTGCCGGACGCGGACCGCTGGCGCTTCATCCGCCGCATCCTCGCAATGGGGCAGCTCCCCCCGCACGACACCTACCACCGCGCCCGCGCCCTCCCCCACTTCTTCCTCCACGCGGAGAGCCCCTGGCAGGACGTCCGGGCCGTGAATGGGGAGGCCCAGGTCACCACCCCCCACGCCACCTTCTCCTTCGACAAGCTCATCGTCGGCAGCGGCACGGTGACGGACCTGTCGCTGCGGCCGGAGCTGGCCCACCTCGTCGGCGACATCGCCCTGTGGAAGGACCGCTACACCCCGCCCCCCGAGGAGGCCCACACGGACCTCGCCCGCCACCCCTACCTGGGCCCCGGCTTCGAGTTCCAGGAGAAGGTCCCCGGCCGCGCTCCCTACCTCGGCTCGGTCTTCAACTACACCTTCGGCTGTCTGCTCTCGCTGGGCTTCGGCGGCGCGAGCATCTCCGGCATGAAGTACAGCCTGCCCAGGCTCGTCGCGGGCATCACCCGGCAGTTGTACCTCGAGGACAAGGACGCCTACTTCGACTCGCTGATGAAATTCGACCTGAAGGAGTTCGAGCCATGA
- a CDS encoding Imm52 family immunity protein yields MECEEGSHPPQHFLRWILPWGGPNSCLLNPTRASPVRERILRAPVLTEVLTSMATAWDPDFAMASSTEMVRLIEKRKTEVRVGWLTYLSRRLGTVPPLPAPVRIEPVGSLGWLLVLSPEPMTTSPSR; encoded by the coding sequence GTGGAATGCGAAGAAGGATCCCACCCACCTCAGCATTTCTTGCGGTGGATACTCCCCTGGGGAGGGCCCAACTCGTGCCTGCTCAACCCGACCAGGGCGAGCCCTGTACGGGAGCGGATCCTACGAGCCCCCGTGCTGACCGAAGTGCTCACGAGCATGGCCACCGCGTGGGACCCCGATTTCGCCATGGCCAGTTCGACCGAAATGGTACGCCTCATCGAGAAACGGAAGACGGAGGTCCGGGTAGGCTGGCTGACGTACCTGTCACGCCGCCTGGGCACGGTGCCCCCGCTGCCCGCTCCCGTGCGCATCGAGCCGGTGGGTTCCCTGGGCTGGCTCCTCGTCCTCTCCCCCGAGCCCATGACGACCAGCCCTTCCCGGTAA
- a CDS encoding cellulose binding domain-containing protein, translating to MKTIWKQSLLAAMSLVVPLSESLAGTADFTVQYQNYNAAGPSDDIIEAGIQVRNNTSAAIPLSSIVVRYWLTKNGASTVAPACWWWNAPSCSAISLTTGSASATGADQYVEIRFTSAAGSLAAGATTAPIDLGVTFGGATVNETDDYSYGNQTVPTDWSRITVHDAGSAPTGGLRGGTLPTGSTNPPPTDPPPPSNLAEFFDDFTYSGTGDAAFTNLWTVRTYAGGPGVSGATWSASNVSMVAEGSDRLMRLRASTNGTVAGTSHSEVLTQAQKFRFGTYATRMRFRDTPLSGTRVFADKYVETFFALTPYSSPSYSEQDYEYLPNGGWGQGNTPTMFLTSFDKNKTASPSARLGYSHDGWHTLVLHVRPTGNVYHIDGVERANHTSQFAPLINQFLDFQMWFIELGPSGGARTYFEDVDWVYFAKDAYLDTNTVNSKVSSLRSASIPRKDTVP from the coding sequence ATGAAGACGATCTGGAAGCAGAGCCTGCTCGCCGCGATGTCGCTGGTGGTGCCCTTGAGCGAGAGCCTCGCGGGGACGGCGGATTTCACCGTTCAGTATCAGAACTACAACGCGGCGGGGCCCAGCGACGACATCATCGAGGCGGGCATCCAGGTGCGCAACAACACCTCGGCCGCCATCCCCCTGAGCAGCATCGTCGTGCGCTACTGGCTCACGAAGAATGGTGCCTCGACGGTGGCTCCGGCGTGCTGGTGGTGGAACGCGCCGAGCTGCTCGGCCATCTCGCTGACCACCGGGAGCGCGTCCGCCACGGGCGCGGATCAGTACGTGGAAATCCGCTTCACCAGCGCGGCCGGAAGTCTGGCCGCCGGGGCGACGACCGCGCCGATCGATCTCGGCGTCACCTTCGGGGGCGCCACCGTCAACGAGACGGATGACTATTCGTACGGCAATCAGACGGTGCCCACCGACTGGAGCCGCATCACCGTGCACGACGCGGGCTCGGCGCCCACCGGCGGCCTGCGCGGCGGCACGCTTCCCACGGGCAGCACGAATCCTCCGCCGACGGATCCGCCTCCGCCCTCGAACCTGGCCGAGTTCTTCGATGACTTCACCTACTCGGGGACGGGTGACGCGGCGTTCACCAACCTCTGGACGGTGCGCACGTACGCGGGTGGCCCCGGCGTGAGTGGCGCCACCTGGTCCGCGAGCAACGTCTCCATGGTGGCCGAGGGCTCGGACCGGCTGATGCGGCTGCGGGCGAGCACCAACGGCACCGTGGCGGGCACCTCGCACTCGGAGGTCCTCACCCAGGCGCAGAAGTTCCGCTTCGGCACCTACGCGACCCGGATGCGCTTCCGCGACACCCCGCTGTCCGGCACGCGCGTCTTCGCCGACAAGTACGTCGAGACCTTCTTCGCGCTCACGCCCTACAGCAGCCCCAGCTACTCGGAGCAGGACTACGAGTACCTGCCCAACGGCGGCTGGGGACAGGGCAACACCCCCACCATGTTCCTCACCTCGTTCGACAAGAACAAGACGGCGAGCCCCTCGGCCCGGCTCGGCTACAGCCATGATGGCTGGCACACGCTCGTGCTGCACGTGAGGCCCACGGGCAATGTCTATCACATCGACGGCGTGGAGCGGGCCAACCACACGTCCCAGTTCGCGCCGCTCATCAACCAGTTCCTCGACTTCCAGATGTGGTTCATCGAGCTCGGCCCCTCCGGCGGCGCGCGCACGTACTTCGAGGACGTGGACTGGGTGTACTTCGCCAAGGACGCGTACCTGGACACCAACACCGTCAACTCGAAGGTGAGCAGCCTGCGCAGTGCCTCCATCCCGCGCAAGGACACGGTGCCCTGA
- a CDS encoding alpha/beta hydrolase, translated as MMRSLLLGLWLLSTSAAHAARPAVPLEVRAGDGERIPVQVLEPEGDAANPPVAVLLHGLTRSKEDWLADAPPTHGGALTEHLLKSGYRVYIMDARRHGERATPEARPGQLARRAHAGDTAPYQAMIVDTVRDAQALLAKVLAGSKPPRVLVAGYSMGAQVGLLLASREPRVTHLVTMVPPHVDPALGDAAPVNRMDRINPSWLLLTAAHDTFSTAENNQALFDAAPSKHKVRKVFDSGHALPREYVDEVRRWLAEAR; from the coding sequence ATGATGCGCTCGCTGTTGCTGGGGCTCTGGCTGCTGTCCACCTCCGCGGCCCACGCCGCCCGCCCCGCCGTGCCCCTCGAGGTCCGGGCAGGGGATGGGGAACGGATTCCCGTGCAGGTGCTGGAACCGGAAGGCGACGCGGCGAATCCGCCCGTGGCCGTCCTGCTGCACGGCCTCACCCGGAGCAAGGAGGACTGGCTGGCGGATGCGCCTCCCACCCATGGCGGGGCCTTGACGGAGCACCTGCTGAAGTCCGGCTACCGGGTCTACATCATGGACGCGAGACGGCACGGGGAACGGGCGACGCCCGAGGCGCGTCCCGGCCAGCTCGCCAGGCGCGCGCATGCGGGTGATACCGCGCCGTATCAGGCGATGATCGTGGACACCGTGCGGGATGCGCAGGCGCTGCTCGCGAAGGTGCTCGCCGGGAGCAAGCCGCCACGGGTGCTCGTCGCCGGCTACAGCATGGGCGCCCAGGTAGGGCTGCTGCTGGCCTCACGCGAGCCGCGCGTCACGCACCTGGTGACCATGGTGCCACCGCACGTGGACCCCGCGCTGGGAGACGCCGCGCCCGTGAATCGGATGGACCGCATCAACCCCTCCTGGCTGCTGTTGACGGCGGCGCACGACACGTTCTCCACGGCGGAGAACAACCAGGCGCTGTTCGACGCCGCCCCCAGCAAGCACAAGGTCCGCAAGGTCTTCGACAGCGGGCACGCGCTGCCACGCGAGTACGTCGATGAGGTCCGCCGCTGGTTGGCCGAGGCGCGGTAG
- a CDS encoding response regulator transcription factor encodes MRVLVVEDHRDLQANIARFLEPDFVLDFASTGPQGLALALAHTYDVIVLDLMLPGMSGIEVCERIRQLAPRLVPILMLTARDTLEDKQEGFQAGADDYLVKPFSLRELRWRLEALARRPVPPSGRRLQVGGLTLEPERGQVSCGERTVRLHRTEVLLLRLLMEAAPAALSAETLAQRLWGEDAPESSALRTHIYALRKALATLGLDHAITTRRNEGYSLEASRCQTGP; translated from the coding sequence ATGCGCGTGCTCGTCGTCGAGGACCATCGTGACCTCCAGGCCAACATCGCGAGGTTCCTGGAGCCGGACTTCGTCCTCGACTTCGCGTCCACCGGACCGCAGGGGCTCGCGCTCGCGCTGGCCCACACCTACGACGTCATCGTGTTGGACCTGATGCTGCCTGGCATGAGCGGCATCGAGGTGTGCGAGCGCATCCGGCAGCTCGCGCCACGGCTCGTCCCCATCCTCATGCTGACCGCCCGGGACACGCTGGAGGACAAGCAGGAGGGCTTTCAGGCGGGCGCGGATGACTACCTCGTCAAGCCCTTCTCCCTGAGGGAACTGCGTTGGCGGCTGGAAGCCCTCGCGCGCCGGCCCGTGCCTCCGAGCGGACGGCGGCTCCAGGTGGGCGGCCTCACGCTGGAGCCGGAGCGCGGCCAGGTGAGTTGCGGCGAGCGCACCGTCCGGCTCCACCGCACCGAGGTCCTCCTCCTCCGGCTCCTCATGGAGGCCGCGCCCGCGGCGCTCTCCGCGGAGACACTGGCGCAGCGGCTCTGGGGGGAGGACGCACCGGAGTCGAGCGCGCTGCGGACCCACATCTACGCCCTGCGCAAGGCGCTCGCCACGCTGGGACTCGACCATGCCATCACCACGCGACGCAACGAGGGGTACAGCCTGGAGGCGAGCAGGTGCCAGACCGGTCCGTGA
- a CDS encoding sensor histidine kinase — MAASAAFALALMGAFFTLFSYDLEDTLFNRLVAAEADRSEPGPLPGLTAHAGHASLPPWLGARLARTLPRGEYEVATDGHGHFHVAVRPGAADGDSRYVVLDVTALTSTTAQLRRTSGLMLTSALLALLAAALLGLLVARRLGRPLEQLVTRLRQEGAAIPDDDGGVAEVRALLDALRARDARIQEFLERERRFNRDASHELRTPLAVALGAVEILELDPPRDAETFGRLRQAVAQMGLLTEGILWLAREGGAEERCDLLLLSHQLVSRYAHLRQDAAVEVSIQSSGKVLAPIPSPVALVMLGNLLKNALAYTSEGRIVIDIEPTAWTLSDTGVGFGRVEPGREGFGIGLSLVERLARRFSWAISIATLEPRGTRVRLSWGHPPPPLREPRHDAA; from the coding sequence ATGGCGGCGTCCGCGGCGTTCGCGCTGGCGCTGATGGGCGCGTTCTTCACGCTCTTCAGCTACGACCTCGAGGACACCCTCTTCAACCGGCTCGTCGCCGCCGAGGCGGACCGGTCCGAGCCGGGGCCTCTCCCCGGCCTCACCGCGCATGCCGGCCATGCCTCGCTGCCGCCCTGGCTGGGAGCACGGCTGGCGCGGACGCTTCCCCGCGGCGAATACGAGGTGGCCACCGACGGTCATGGACACTTCCACGTCGCGGTCCGCCCCGGCGCGGCGGACGGGGACTCCCGGTACGTCGTGCTCGACGTGACCGCGCTGACGAGCACCACCGCCCAGTTGCGGCGGACCTCCGGCCTGATGCTCACCAGCGCGCTGCTGGCGCTGCTGGCCGCCGCGCTGCTCGGCCTGCTCGTGGCCCGCCGCCTGGGCCGGCCGCTGGAGCAGCTGGTGACGCGGCTGCGGCAGGAAGGCGCGGCGATTCCCGACGACGATGGAGGCGTGGCGGAGGTGCGCGCGCTGCTCGACGCGCTGCGCGCCCGGGACGCGCGCATCCAGGAGTTCCTGGAGCGTGAGCGGCGATTCAACCGCGACGCCAGCCACGAGCTGCGCACGCCTCTGGCCGTGGCGCTGGGGGCGGTGGAAATCCTGGAGCTCGACCCGCCGCGAGACGCGGAGACCTTCGGCCGGCTGCGTCAGGCGGTGGCGCAGATGGGTCTGCTGACGGAGGGCATCCTCTGGCTGGCACGGGAGGGAGGCGCGGAGGAGCGCTGCGACCTGCTTCTCCTCTCGCATCAACTGGTCTCGCGGTACGCGCACCTGCGGCAGGACGCCGCCGTGGAAGTCTCCATCCAGTCTTCCGGGAAGGTGCTTGCCCCCATTCCCTCCCCGGTGGCCCTGGTGATGCTGGGCAACCTCCTCAAGAACGCCCTGGCCTACACGAGCGAGGGGCGCATCGTCATCGACATCGAGCCCACGGCATGGACCCTCTCGGACACCGGCGTCGGCTTCGGACGTGTCGAGCCCGGCCGGGAGGGTTTCGGCATCGGGCTGTCGCTGGTGGAGCGGCTGGCCCGGCGGTTCTCGTGGGCAATCTCCATCGCCACCCTGGAGCCCCGTGGCACGCGGGTGCGGCTGAGCTGGGGACATCCGCCCCCGCCGCTTCGAGAGCCTCGGCATGACGCTGCTTGA
- the ligD gene encoding non-homologous end-joining DNA ligase, with the protein MSDAFTHLEVAGRHVRISRPEKVFFSARGETKLDLIEYYLAVGEGVLRGVRERPCALKRYPDGAEGAFFFQKRVPAGAPEWLQTAEVTFPSGRSADEFCPVDLAHVVWAVNLGCLDFNPHPVRRSDLSHPDELRIDLDPQPGVRFSSVREVALCVREVLEEHGLVGYPKTSGSRGMHVYVRLAPHWDFTQVRHAALALAREVERRMPRKATSAWWKKERGRRVFVDFNQNAKDRTIASVYSVRANPEARVSCPLRWDEVADVEPEELTLATVPRRYKKLGDVWGRMDTRAFALDSLLELFERQKAAGLGEAPFPPHFEKQKDEPLRAAPRAGAVRAKPALAARAQRQPRRGGSR; encoded by the coding sequence ATGTCCGACGCGTTCACCCACCTGGAGGTCGCGGGTCGTCACGTGCGCATCAGCCGGCCGGAAAAGGTCTTCTTCTCCGCGCGTGGCGAGACGAAGCTCGACCTCATCGAGTACTACCTGGCCGTCGGTGAAGGAGTGCTTCGCGGCGTCCGCGAGCGCCCGTGTGCCCTCAAGCGCTACCCGGACGGTGCCGAAGGGGCATTCTTCTTCCAGAAGCGGGTTCCGGCCGGCGCGCCCGAGTGGCTCCAGACCGCCGAGGTGACTTTTCCCAGCGGCCGGAGCGCGGACGAGTTCTGCCCGGTGGACCTGGCGCACGTCGTCTGGGCGGTGAACCTCGGCTGTCTGGACTTCAACCCGCATCCGGTACGCCGGAGCGACCTCTCGCACCCGGACGAGCTCCGCATCGACCTCGACCCGCAGCCGGGCGTGCGCTTTTCCAGCGTGCGCGAGGTCGCCCTGTGCGTGCGCGAGGTGCTCGAGGAGCACGGGCTCGTTGGGTATCCGAAGACGTCCGGGTCGCGCGGCATGCACGTCTATGTCCGGCTCGCACCGCACTGGGACTTCACCCAGGTTCGCCACGCCGCGCTCGCGCTCGCGCGTGAGGTGGAGCGGCGCATGCCGCGCAAGGCGACGAGCGCCTGGTGGAAGAAGGAGCGCGGCCGGCGGGTGTTCGTGGACTTCAACCAGAATGCGAAGGACAGGACCATCGCGTCTGTCTATTCCGTGCGGGCCAACCCCGAAGCGCGCGTGTCCTGCCCGCTGCGCTGGGACGAGGTCGCGGACGTGGAGCCCGAGGAGCTCACGCTCGCCACGGTGCCCCGGCGCTACAAGAAGCTCGGTGACGTCTGGGGAAGGATGGATACGCGTGCCTTCGCACTCGACAGCCTGCTTGAACTCTTCGAGCGGCAGAAGGCCGCGGGGCTCGGTGAAGCCCCCTTCCCTCCACACTTCGAAAAGCAGAAGGACGAACCGCTTCGCGCGGCGCCCCGCGCGGGCGCTGTCCGCGCGAAACCGGCGCTCGCGGCACGTGCGCAGCGACAGCCGCGTCGCGGCGGAAGCCGTTGA
- a CDS encoding ATP-dependent DNA ligase, with the protein MSRLSRSLGKQASAAGTPVLRVARRSGQAQLPFMKLPVMPPVSPMLASLVREIPEEGEVLYEPKWDGFRAIVYRDGDEVILGSRNERPMTRYFPELVESIRTHLPRRCVVDGEIVIVGEDGGLDFDALLQRIHPAASRIRKLAVETPASFVAFDLLALDKRDLRPRPFHERRKLLEKALAGVRAPIHLTPATRSREVAEAWFRRFEGAGLDGVVVKPLALPYLEGKREMYKVKHERTADCVVGGFRWHKDGHGIGSLVLGLHDEQGTLHHAGVATGFTAKQRVELAKKLEPYRKRAMETHPWREWAEAEDDAVRMPGAQSRWSAQRDLSWEPVRPELVVEVAYDHLQGMRFRHATHLRRWRPDRTPRSCTYAQLERSVPAELVDVFASGLEASTAH; encoded by the coding sequence ATGAGCAGGCTCTCCCGGTCGCTGGGCAAGCAGGCATCAGCGGCGGGGACGCCCGTGCTCCGGGTTGCTCGCCGCTCTGGCCAGGCCCAGCTTCCATTCATGAAGCTGCCCGTCATGCCTCCCGTGTCGCCCATGCTCGCCAGCCTGGTGCGAGAGATCCCGGAGGAGGGCGAGGTACTCTACGAGCCGAAATGGGACGGATTCCGCGCCATCGTCTATCGCGACGGAGACGAGGTCATCCTCGGCAGCCGCAACGAGCGGCCGATGACGCGCTACTTTCCCGAGCTCGTCGAGTCGATCCGCACCCATCTGCCACGCCGCTGCGTCGTCGACGGTGAAATCGTCATCGTGGGCGAGGACGGCGGGCTCGATTTCGACGCGCTGTTGCAGCGCATCCACCCGGCGGCTTCACGCATTCGGAAGCTCGCGGTGGAGACGCCCGCCTCGTTCGTGGCCTTCGACCTGCTCGCGCTCGACAAGCGAGACTTGCGGCCGCGGCCATTCCACGAGCGCAGGAAGTTGCTCGAGAAAGCGCTCGCGGGTGTCCGAGCGCCGATTCACCTCACGCCCGCCACGCGCAGCCGCGAGGTGGCCGAGGCCTGGTTCCGCCGCTTCGAGGGCGCCGGGCTCGATGGGGTCGTCGTCAAGCCGCTCGCCCTGCCGTACCTCGAAGGCAAGCGCGAGATGTACAAGGTGAAGCACGAGCGCACCGCGGACTGCGTCGTCGGTGGCTTTCGCTGGCACAAAGACGGCCACGGCATCGGCTCGTTGGTGCTCGGCCTCCATGATGAGCAAGGCACGCTGCACCACGCGGGCGTCGCCACGGGGTTCACCGCGAAGCAACGGGTGGAGCTGGCGAAGAAGCTCGAGCCGTACCGGAAGCGGGCGATGGAGACGCACCCCTGGCGCGAGTGGGCCGAGGCGGAGGACGACGCGGTCCGGATGCCGGGGGCCCAGAGCCGCTGGAGCGCGCAGCGCGACCTGAGTTGGGAGCCGGTGCGCCCGGAGCTCGTCGTCGAGGTGGCGTACGACCACCTGCAGGGCATGCGCTTTCGTCACGCCACGCACTTGCGAAGGTGGCGCCCGGACCGGACGCCGCGCTCGTGCACCTACGCGCAATTGGAGCGCTCGGTCCCAGCCGAACTCGTCGATGTCTTCGCCTCCGGGCTCGAGGCTTCCACTGCCCATTGA
- a CDS encoding NADPH-dependent F420 reductase: MPVLHALAPEPSWAGRCARRRLPALNPRRESDSRRAPPRGCEHRTGARSHGNHSQEDGDMKIGIIGAGMIGGTLARRWTRLGHEVFIANSRGPETLRELAAETGAKAVTPAEAARAGEVVVLTIPQKAVPDLPKDLFANVPKDVVVIDTGNYYPIRDGQIAALESGQVESEWVASLIGRPVVKVFNNIYFKSLLENGKAKGTPGRIALPVAGDPPEARAKVLRLVDELGFDPIDAGSLSESWRQQPGTPSYTHDLDAARLKQALAQAEHGRLPEYRNAANEALKKYLTT, from the coding sequence ATGCCCGTGCTCCACGCCCTCGCCCCAGAGCCGTCATGGGCCGGACGGTGTGCTCGCCGACGTCTTCCGGCTCTGAATCCCCGTCGGGAATCCGACTCGCGCCGCGCACCGCCCAGGGGGTGCGAGCATCGAACCGGCGCACGAAGTCATGGGAATCACTCCCAGGAGGATGGCGACATGAAGATCGGAATCATCGGCGCTGGAATGATCGGTGGGACCCTCGCTCGACGCTGGACCCGGCTCGGGCACGAGGTCTTCATCGCGAACTCGCGCGGGCCCGAGACGCTTCGCGAACTCGCGGCGGAGACGGGCGCGAAGGCCGTCACCCCCGCCGAGGCGGCGAGGGCCGGCGAGGTCGTCGTCCTGACGATCCCCCAGAAGGCGGTCCCGGATCTGCCGAAGGATCTCTTCGCGAACGTGCCGAAGGACGTCGTCGTGATCGACACGGGCAACTACTACCCCATCCGCGATGGACAGATCGCGGCACTCGAAAGCGGACAGGTCGAGAGCGAGTGGGTCGCGTCGCTGATTGGCCGCCCCGTCGTCAAGGTCTTCAACAACATCTACTTCAAGAGCCTTCTGGAGAACGGCAAGGCGAAGGGCACACCGGGGAGGATCGCGCTGCCGGTCGCGGGGGATCCGCCCGAAGCGCGGGCGAAGGTGCTCCGGCTCGTGGACGAGCTCGGTTTCGATCCCATCGATGCCGGGAGCCTCTCGGAATCCTGGCGCCAGCAGCCCGGCACCCCGAGCTACACCCACGATCTCGATGCGGCGCGCCTGAAGCAGGCTCTCGCCCAGGCCGAGCATGGCCGCCTCCCGGAGTACCGCAACGCCGCCAACGAAGCCTTGAAGAAGTACCTGACGACGTAG